A single window of Vanessa atalanta chromosome 27, ilVanAtal1.2, whole genome shotgun sequence DNA harbors:
- the LOC125074146 gene encoding homeobox protein GBX-1-like, with translation MESELESQTKKKAPKPFSIESLIGDRKSPEIDIENNISECSRNSEDEEVERSEGLDRMRYYLNAPFLQQNVNFPFLLGYPEPWLSRMFSSVPPQAQESREEKRESPVSVGSEIDSDGAEDTIQGNESEPDQEDADTPRENKARRRRTAFTSEQLLELEREFHAKKYLSLTERSQIASALKLSEVQVKIWFQNRRAKWKRVKAGLASGSHAGGKNGSGTKIVVPIPVHVNRFAVRTQHHQMEKQNLQYKLDRNQPLPGNLLHSQTSAFLSATKITDNRHESVNLNINRNTIYDASRLMTPAVNLRHFTNQNGRLS, from the exons ATGGAGTCCGAATTAGAGTCGCAGACCAAGAAAAAGGCGCCAAAACCTTTTTCAATAGAATCATTAATAGGTGACAGAAAATCACCAGAAATAGACATAGAGAATAATATATCGGAATGTTCTAGAAATTCAGAAGACGAAGAAGTCGAGAGATCGGAAGGATTGGATAGGATGAGATATTATTTGAACGCGCCATTTTTGCAACAGAATGTTAATTTTCCATTCCTTCTCGGTTATCCTGAACCATGGCTCTCGAGAATGTTCAGTTCTGTTCCCCCACAAGCGCAAGAAAGCAGAGAGGAGAAGAGGGAGAGTCCAGTAAGTGTTGGAAGTGAGATCGATAGTGACGGAGCTGAAGATACTATACAAG GTAACGAATCAGAACCTGACCAAGAAGACGCAGACACGCCCAGAGAAAACAAGGCGAGAAGACGTCGAACTGCTTTCACGTCGGAACAACTCCTCGAACTGGAGAGGGAGTTCCACGCGAAGAAATACCTAAGCCTCACAGAGAGATCTCAGATAGCATCGGCACTAAAATTGAGTGAAGTGCAG GTTAAAATATGGTTTCAAAATCGACGAGCGAAATGGAAACGCGTGAAAGCCGGCTTAGCGTCCGGCAGTCACGCCGGCGGTAAAAACGGTTCCGGCACGAAAATCGTCGTACCTATACCCGTCCACGTCAACCGTTTCGCGGTGCGAACGCAACACCATCAAATGGAAAAACAGAATCTGCAATACAAATTGGACAGAAACCAACCGTTACCGGGCAATTTACTACATTCACAAACATCCGCGTTCCTATCAGCAACAAAAATAACCGATAATCGACATGAATCGGTTAATTTGAACATTAATCGCAACACTATTTATGACGCTTCCAGGTTGATGACGCCGGCTGTCAATTTGAGACATTTCACGAATCAAAATGGCCGACtcagttaa